Proteins encoded in a region of the Paenibacillus sp. E222 genome:
- a CDS encoding ABC transporter ATP-binding protein — translation MEPIAVQLNGVSKMRKRRVIGPIDLTIPEGYVVAILGHNGSGKSTLLNMLQQVVLPDAGQIIWFGKEHGGPLPIELRQQIGFVADNAGLEENRITAQEAANFRAYWYPRWDMKLFDQLIHDMEVPVDVKLNKMSKGERRKFEIAAAIAARPRLLLLDEPSSGLDPFAWKVMIEQFRTFMAEGDTTILIATHIADEVKRLADYIVLMHRGQSLGIAEKDMVLDQWKEVWYEGDLRPESIPGVVESSLEERGLVRVITTRVSEAQERLELANNRVLKIRNLELDEVLAFWIAGYAPVQWK, via the coding sequence ATGGAGCCCATCGCAGTTCAGTTGAACGGCGTATCCAAAATGCGAAAACGCAGAGTTATTGGTCCAATCGATCTGACCATCCCGGAAGGGTATGTAGTTGCTATTCTCGGTCATAACGGTTCAGGTAAAAGCACACTTCTTAACATGCTACAACAAGTGGTACTGCCAGATGCAGGACAGATTATATGGTTTGGGAAGGAACATGGGGGGCCTCTTCCCATTGAACTGAGACAACAGATCGGTTTTGTGGCTGACAACGCTGGGCTCGAAGAGAACCGGATAACTGCACAGGAAGCAGCTAATTTTCGGGCCTACTGGTACCCGCGTTGGGATATGAAGTTGTTCGACCAACTGATTCACGATATGGAAGTACCTGTTGATGTGAAGCTGAACAAGATGTCCAAGGGTGAACGGCGGAAATTCGAGATCGCTGCTGCAATCGCAGCTCGCCCAAGACTATTGCTTTTGGATGAGCCTTCATCAGGGCTGGACCCCTTTGCCTGGAAAGTGATGATTGAGCAGTTCCGTACCTTCATGGCGGAGGGAGACACCACGATTCTGATTGCCACACATATTGCGGATGAAGTCAAAAGGCTTGCAGATTACATCGTATTGATGCACCGGGGTCAGTCGCTGGGGATAGCCGAGAAAGATATGGTGCTCGATCAGTGGAAAGAAGTCTGGTATGAAGGAGACTTGCGACCAGAGAGTATCCCCGGTGTTGTGGAATCTTCTTTGGAAGAGAGGGGTCTGGTCCGCGTCATTACAACCCGAGTCAGCGAAGCGCAGGAAAGGCTGGAGCTGGCAAATAACCGGGTATTGAAAATCCGCAACTTGGAATTGGATGAAGTCTTGGCATTCTGGATTGCCGGGTATGCACCCGTACAGTGGAAATAA
- a CDS encoding GntR family transcriptional regulator translates to MKIPIQINENSAEPLYHQIENQLRSLIVTGQLGEGTHLPSIREFAGSLNCSVITVRRVYQDLENEGLLRTKQGTGTFVAQVEAGDRENYRLKAAQEAMQAAVQSGKSVGCTEEELESLFREVLKAVYSK, encoded by the coding sequence GTGAAAATACCCATTCAAATTAATGAAAATAGCGCTGAACCTTTATACCACCAAATTGAAAATCAGTTGAGATCGTTAATTGTTACGGGTCAGTTGGGGGAGGGAACACATTTGCCATCCATTCGCGAATTCGCCGGATCACTGAATTGCAGTGTTATAACGGTTAGACGGGTCTATCAGGATCTGGAGAATGAAGGGCTGCTTCGTACGAAGCAGGGGACGGGTACATTTGTGGCCCAGGTAGAAGCCGGCGACAGAGAAAATTATAGATTGAAGGCCGCACAGGAAGCGATGCAGGCAGCGGTGCAGTCCGGAAAATCGGTAGGATGTACGGAAGAAGAACTGGAGAGTCTGTTCCGGGAAGTCCTGAAGGCTGTTTACTCGAAGTGA
- a CDS encoding DUF420 domain-containing protein, producing MDMYFLLPTISTSFIVISAVLVGIGWVLIIRGKREAHQTAMIAGAIAALLFFVIYMSRTIFVGNTAWGGDPEMEIFYRIFLIFHIILATVAAVFGISTLVLGFKKKFKTHRRWGRFTSMIWFSSAITGVIVYVLLYLLYPGGHTRPVWEVILGV from the coding sequence ATGGATATGTATTTTCTGCTACCCACGATCAGTACTTCTTTCATTGTGATTAGCGCGGTGCTGGTTGGAATTGGCTGGGTGCTAATTATCCGTGGCAAACGGGAGGCGCACCAAACCGCGATGATTGCAGGGGCCATTGCTGCCCTTCTGTTCTTTGTCATTTATATGTCTCGTACCATCTTTGTCGGGAATACGGCTTGGGGCGGGGATCCGGAGATGGAGATCTTCTATCGAATATTTCTGATCTTTCATATTATCCTTGCCACGGTGGCAGCGGTCTTCGGGATTTCCACTTTAGTGCTTGGTTTCAAAAAGAAATTCAAGACACATCGCCGCTGGGGGAGATTCACATCCATGATCTGGTTTAGCAGTGCGATCACAGGCGTTATTGTATACGTTCTGTTGTACTTGCTGTATCCTGGTGGGCACACACGCCCGGTATGGGAAGTCATCCTGGGTGTTTAA